The segment AGTCTTAGCATTTAACAATGCTACCGCTTCACCTTTTGCCATTAACCCGTACCCTTTCTTCGCTTACCGGAGCGATCCAAGGCCTGAAACGCTGGCGTTCTGCTTGTTCCAACCCAATTCGGGGCGTTTGGATGGCAACACGAAAATCAATTACATGAACATGTTCGACGCTCAGGTAGTCCCATACTCCCATGCATGTAACATGAACATGTTTTATAATTCCCAATTAAAATGATTCTTTTCGTTTAATTTAATGGATTTTTTACTTATACACAGGTGGACGCTGTTCGTGCAGCATTGGATGCCATGGAGTTTAAGAACGTCGAAATCGTGGTTGCCGAGACAGGTTGGCCGTACAAAGGAGACAGCGATGAAGTAGGAGCAAGCATTGAGAACGCCAAGGCTTACAATGGAAACTTGATTGCGCACCTTCGGTCAATGGTGGGGACTCCATTGATGCCGGGGAAATCGGTCGACACATATTTATTTGCTCTCTACGATGAGAACTTGAAATCCGGACCAACTTCCGAAAGATCTTTCGGGCTTTACCAATCCGCCGATCTCACCATGACTTATGACGTTGGCCTCTCAAAGAGTAGCAGCCAGGCCCAGGTGAGAAAACCGCGACGACTATTACTCAACAGCTCTCATCTTCATAGAGTTAATAATTGGCAGTGAATCTtatctttgtttatttttctcccCAAGACTCCGGCAAGTCCCGCAACAGAGAAGACACCAGAGACGCCGTCAGCAGTGGCACCATCGCCGGAGCCAAAGAAAGCATCTTGGTGTGTTCCAAAGAAAGATGTTACAGATTCCGAATTGCAGGCAAGTTTGGATTATGCTTGTGCACATGGCATAGATTGTAGTCCAATCCAACCGGGAGGGTCTTGTTTCGAGCCAAATACACTATCAGCACATGCAGCATATGCGATGAATCTCTATTATCAAAGTTCTGGCCGGGATCCATCGAGCTGTGATTTCTCACAAGCAGCCATGCTTTCTTCTAGCAACCCAAGTACAAATTTCTTAAAGTGGACCTCTGCTTTTTACTGTATGAGTACAATTGTTAATCTCATTTTATATGAATATTTGGCACTTTACAGGCTATAATGGTTGCACTTTCCCTGGTGGGAGTACATGAAAAAGGAGAGTAGTAAGTCGGGCAGATGAATGAAGGGCAGTGGGGGGCAACTTTTGTTGTTCTttattttcatcaattttcagtAATGTTATTGAGTGATTGGCACTTCTTCAAGTGCGAAAAAGATGAAAGAAATGCTTACCTTTTTTAATTTAGAAATTAGGAGCTCATGTCTTgttgcattatatatatatatatatggatgtatgtatgcatgtatttGCAAAGGATTTAAGAATTGAGGCAAATTATTGTCCTACTTCAAAATAGGAAGTGCTGTCTTTTTATAAAGGCACATTGAAGATGACTTTTTAAGTAATTCAACCGTCGGTTTTCTCAGAAACTGGAGCAAGCAATGGTAACTTTTAACGTTGTCATTAAAATCTTCGAAAAAGAAAATGTAATTGCAGAAGAGTAAATAATCGTGATAAATTGCGTTCTTGAAGAGTATATTGTCACTACTCCAACTACGTACATCGTTAAGTGAAATTAAAATGTTGGAAGTATTTGGAACAACTGAACAAGCTTAGTCAAACCCACCAtttcttttaaagaaaaaaaaagagaagcaaACCACAAGGTAATTTAAATATTAGGACCTAATACGGATTATTTAGAAATTTTGTGATAAAtttatttagtaaataaaaatttaaattttatcattatattttaattatttttatttattaattaatttataaataaatatataattgtttttctttgtagttatttttatatatgtaatcTAGGCAAGCAAAAAAaagtttatttataaattttaattttaatttatttatttataaataaatatatttgtatataattaagttattttctaattaattttgTATAAATGAAGGGAAAAATCAAGAATATCTTATGACTTTAAACTTCATAGAGATTACAATCCATTTATAtgttacattttaatttaatattatgctttattttttattgtttggaagttattttttttaacttttaatttcgtataagttataaaaattaattttatataaacatAACAGTTTTttaatgataattttattttcttccatTTTCAACTTTGTCTTTATATAAATATCGAAATTCATTCCTTATCATCTATGAGAACTATGGTTtcctaaaaaaaaaggaaagacaaATCGATGcttaaaattttgacaattttttttATGAGATTTTCACCACAAAAAATGTTCACTCGAAGGTTTATTGTCAATCTTAGTTTAATATGAATTATACTTCTACCATGATTGTTTTTCAATATTTTAtgatttgtttaaaattttaaaagcctCAACATATAGCATGCTAGCTTATATCAAATTGTTCCttcactcatatatatatatatatatatatatatatatatatatatatatatatatatcatatacttttattttatttacttcaaaataaaaaaaattactctttaagttTCTATTTAACTCTTTTATATCATTTTAAAGGTTACTACAGTATgaagtttaaaaatttaatttctcAATAAACTTATAGTTTCTTACCTTTTCTTTATATGATTAATAGTGAATTCACATATGTGGTTTTATATCGGGTGTgacatttaaatttttattttttaaatttaaatataaaatattgatatatcgACATAAGAGTATGTTCTTCAATTAGTCTTatctatttaatatatatttatatattttttaaggaAAATGTATACTTAAATCTCCTCTCATTatagtaatttatttatttatatgctaAATAGTTTAATATAAAAAGCAATGAATTTaggtttttaatatatttattgctTTTGCTTCTATTGGATGAGGATTATATTttaagtatttattttatttttttggaagATAGAATTACTTTTTGGGTAACTTACTTATATATTATTATCAATCATATTATACTTATTTTAGATAAAatgtcaaatatatatatatataacgtcTATGTAACTATAGCTTCAATTTGCATATTTTCATGACATTTTCAGAAACTTGAAATCTAACCTTTTGAATTATCAAATTTCATATAATTAGATAATAAtttctataaaaatataataacttACTCTATACAAAACTTATGTTTAAAACTTgagtattttataattaaaaattaaatttatttttaaaaatcattttattttgatttctacttgatttatttttaaaaataattttggcgtgaatatattaattaaatattaaatagatGGAGATATAATCATAAATTCCGCTTTGaaacatattttttattattgtacatttaattttattataaattatattataaaattattatatgttaattattttattaatctatTTAGACATTACAATTATCAAAAGTATTTAAATTACCTTTTATTATTTACTTAAGTATATTTAAAACCCTTCCTATTTGAGTTTTAGTTCATTGTtacaatttatttataatttactgcatcaaaattttctaaaatacttaaatattttgtaatttttctaagTGCTTTGAAAccgatagaaaaataaataattttaaaagcttTTAATGACTTTTAAACTTTTTAATGTGCTTTTTCGAtgcaatttcttttttttttttttctcagctAATTATTGAATGTGACAATTGGTTAAAATAGACTATCAAATCCATCAAGCCACGACAAAGAAAAAGGGTAAAAAAGCAATTTAGTAGCAGTATCCATACTAAAATAAAACcaactaaaaaataaataaatccaaCAATAATAGAACCTCGAACTAATTTTATCTCAGCTTAAATTATCGAGCCATTAACAATgagtaattatttaatataaaaattaaaataaatataatattaataaattattaacctaaaattttaaacacctaaaataaaacattgatatatataACATATTCCATATATATTAAGAATAGTTTCTGTTATTGCATAATCTCTTGTAAATAGATTCAGTTTTCGGTACTCTCAATTTATCGTGCTGAAAAGGTAAAGTTTGGGGTTGGGATGTTGTTCATCTTTTGGTATTATCAAGGACATGTAATTCCATGTGATTTCATTGGTCTTGTAAAGGTATAATCCGGTCTGTTTCTGTACTGATTACTAACCCGAAGATCATATATTTCGTTGTTTGTATTGCATTTTTAACTCAATAttgtcatcatcatcatcattatgttGGCAGATGAAGTACCCATTATTATGTCACCAGGTTTTCATGAATTGTTGCCTAAGTCATCCTTAAAAACATTGATTTACTGAAGACAGCAGAGCAGTTGCTGAAGGAGATCAATGTTCCACCGCATCTTATCTGCATAAGGTGACTTTCAGCTTTTGTACCAAGCTCTAGTTCATGATAGGATTAATGGCCTAGCTGTTATTATCTTCCTTAGACATTCGCTGGAAATCGGCCTTCTCCAAGTCTTTTGCTACAATCTCTTAGTGCGTATGATATTGGGCAGGTGAGCAGCTTCTTTGCtttaaatttgatttaatgaAGCATTTTGCATATAGCGGCCGGTATAACCGTTGAGGGATTCATTATTATTCATTTAGCTTTAGTCACTACTACGGTATGCCTTCTGGCTTTACTCTTCAAGTACAAGCACTTGATGCTAAAATGTGTTTCACATGTATGGTCTAACACAACAATTTCTTGGCTGCCCCAACTGTTGGCGAGCTATGAACATAGAACTGCCATGGAAGGTTCTATTTGGTGAGTTGAGTTGGGGAAGGTATGTGCCCACGGAGAACATTCCGTCATGTTCTTTACGTACAATCATACGATTCTAACTTCCAAGATGCAAATTTTTGCTGAATGTTTCCGTATGATTATTCTCCATCTTAATCTAAAATATCTGTTTAATATCTAAAAATGCAGTCACTAGCTTCTCAAGTCCGAAAGCAGCTTCATGCATCACAAAACAAAAGATGAACTTGTCTAGGGCTTTAATGCCAGTACTACCACGTTGTTAAGCAGATATCTAGAGGTAAGAAAATTATTACCACCTTGAActgatttttttttccttctaaaATTGCTAAAAACTTCTGTGAAGGACCAGAATCTATACATATCACTCCTTTTAGAAACAAAATGTTGACATAAATCACGTCACGACATCGGGATAATAGATTAAAAACAAGgttgattatcacatga is part of the Gossypium arboreum isolate Shixiya-1 chromosome 5, ASM2569848v2, whole genome shotgun sequence genome and harbors:
- the LOC108484129 gene encoding glucan endo-1,3-beta-glucosidase 7-like isoform X1, yielding MSALHFTVTFLLLTLLLEVNKAKSQTFIGVNYGQHADNLPSPAATAKLLQATSIQKVRLYGSDAAMIKALANTGIGIVIGTANGDIPALASDPNFAKNWVDTNVVAYYPASKIILINVGNEVIMSGDNNLISQLLPAMQNVKNALDAASLGAKVKVSTVHSMTLLKQSEPPSSGSFDPAYGDMLKGVLAFNNATASPFAINPYPFFAYRSDPRPETLAFCLFQPNSGRLDGNTKINYMNMFDAQVDAVRAALDAMEFKNVEIVVAETGWPYKGDSDEVGASIENAKAYNGNLIAHLRSMVGTPLMPGKSVDTYLFALYDENLKSGPTSERSFGLYQSADLTMTYDVGLSKSSSQAQTPASPATEKTPETPSAVAPSPEPKKASWCVPKKDVTDSELQASLDYACAHGIDCSPIQPGGSCFEPNTLSAHAAYAMNLYYQSSGRDPSSCDFSQAAMLSSSNPSTNFLKWTSAFYCMSTIVNLILYEYLALYRL
- the LOC108484129 gene encoding glucan endo-1,3-beta-glucosidase 7-like isoform X2, yielding MSALHFTVTFLLLTLLLEVNKAKSQTFIGVNYGQHADNLPSPAATAKLLQATSIQKVRLYGSDAAMIKALANTGIGIVIGTANGDIPALASDPNFAKNWVDTNVVAYYPASKIILINVGNEVIMSGDNNLISQLLPAMQNVKNALDAASLGAKVKVSTVHSMTLLKQSEPPSSGSFDPAYGDMLKGVLAFNNATASPFAINPYPFFAYRSDPRPETLAFCLFQPNSGRLDGNTKINYMNMFDAQVDAVRAALDAMEFKNVEIVVAETGWPYKGDSDEVGASIENAKAYNGNLIAHLRSMVGTPLMPGKSVDTYLFALYDENLKSGPTSERSFGLYQSADLTMTYDVGLSKSSSQAQTPASPATEKTPETPSAVAPSPEPKKASWCVPKKDVTDSELQASLDYACAHGIDCSPIQPGGSCFEPNTLSAHAAYAMNLYYQSSGRDPSSCDFSQAAMLSSSNPSYNGCTFPGGST